A genome region from Portunus trituberculatus isolate SZX2019 chromosome 40, ASM1759143v1, whole genome shotgun sequence includes the following:
- the LOC123516191 gene encoding myogenic factor 6-like: MITSLSVVKMENCLSHSVGTGNVKGHVDSNNNNNNNSCSSSSTSSNSNSSNSINTSTSSNGTNNKCSSSSSSTCSSPSSTNHLVQEVDEDHSRFPGLASKPSSTCGGKYQLRPRSLQARRHSDSEWSLQDTLRHKPRPQPLSRYRRKTANARERYRMRQINTAFESLRGVLPSWVCSRRAAADMTKITTLRLASAYIRSLQDILDGNAPEDTCSWVLSSILGDTTKSKGAQPEPVKTQHTSVNTQQEADFVSFLCNSSDTGVFQDNLDSLSYLSPMSETEAVALLLGSDPPRGWGDAHHTQLVT; encoded by the coding sequence ATGATAACGAGCCTTAGTGTGGTAAAAATGGAAAACTGTTTGAGTCATAGCGTTGGTACCGGAAATGTGAAGGGCCATGttgacagcaataacaacaataacaataacagctgcagcagtagcagtaccagctccaacagtaatagcagcaacagcataaacaccagcaccagcagcaatgGCACGAACAAcaaatgcagcagcagcagcagcagcacctgcAGTAGTCCTAGCAGCACAAACCACTTGGTGCAGGAAGTAGACGAGGACCACTCCAGGTTTCCGGGACTTGCTTCTAAACCCTCGTCGACCTGTGGGGGCAAGTACCAGCTGCGGCCTCGGTCCCTCCAAGCGCGGCGTCACTCTGACAGCGAGTGGAGCCTACAGGACACGCTGCGCCACAAACCGAGGCCGCAGCCGCTGTCCCGCTACCGCCGCAAGACAGCCAACGCGAGAGAGAGGTACCGCATGCGACAGATCAACACAGCATTCGAGAGCTTGCGGGGCGTGCTCCCTTCCTGGGTGTGTAGCCGCCGCGCCGCAGCGGACATGACCAAGATTACCACGCTGCGGCTCGCCTCCGCCTACATCAGATCGCTGCAGGACATCCTGGACGGCAACGCCCCCGAGGACACTTGTTCCTGGGTACTATCCAGCATCCTGGGAGACACCACGAAGAGCAAAGGGGCGCAACCAGAGCCAGTCAAGACCCAGCACACTTCCGTCAATACTCAGCAAGAAGCAGATTTTGTGTCGTTCTTGTGTAACTCCTCCGACACGGGAGTTTTCCAGGATAATTTGGACTCTTTATCATATCTGTCTCCGATGTCAGAGACAGAAGCTGTCGCCCTTCTGCTTGGAAGTGACCCGCCGCGTGGCTGGGGGGATGCTCATCACACACAACTCGTAACTTAA